The Deltaproteobacteria bacterium genome segment CCGACATCCGTCCGAAGGCCCGGACGCCCTGGCCCGGCGCGTCGGCCGGATGCGTCCGGAGTTGCTGCCCCTTGTGCGGGCCGTCACGGACGCCTATATCGGGGTGCGCTACGCGGGCCGGGCGACATCGGACGATCTGGCCCGCTTCGAGCG includes the following:
- a CDS encoding DUF4129 domain-containing protein, translating into RHPSEGPDALARRVGRMRPELLPLVRAVTDAYIGVRYAGRATSDDLARFERAVVHFIRNKDV